The proteins below come from a single Streptomyces sp. SCSIO 75703 genomic window:
- a CDS encoding DsbA family oxidoreductase: MRVEIWSDIACPWCYVGKARFEKALAAFPHRDGVEVVHRSFELDPGRAKGDVEPVHAMLTAKYKMSEAQALAGEDRLGAQAAAEGLDYRSRGRDHGSTFDLHRLLHLAADHGRREALLDAFYRANFAAERSVFTDDDHVVEVAVAAGLDKDAVRAVLADPTAYAERVRADEREAAALGVTGVPFFVIDRAYGVSGAQSAEVFTDALTRAWGERAPLAPAAPGAEVCGPDGCAVDGAGSGAGA, encoded by the coding sequence ATGCGCGTCGAGATCTGGAGCGACATCGCCTGCCCCTGGTGCTACGTGGGCAAGGCCCGCTTCGAGAAGGCGCTCGCGGCCTTCCCGCACCGCGACGGCGTCGAGGTCGTCCACCGCTCCTTCGAGCTGGACCCCGGGCGGGCCAAGGGCGACGTCGAGCCCGTCCACGCCATGCTGACCGCCAAGTACAAGATGAGCGAGGCCCAGGCGCTGGCCGGCGAGGACCGCCTCGGCGCGCAGGCCGCCGCCGAGGGGCTGGACTACCGCAGCCGGGGCCGCGACCACGGCTCCACCTTCGACCTGCACCGTCTGCTGCACCTGGCCGCCGACCACGGTCGCCGGGAGGCGCTGCTCGACGCCTTCTACCGCGCCAACTTCGCCGCGGAGCGCTCCGTCTTCACCGACGACGACCACGTCGTCGAGGTGGCCGTGGCCGCCGGTCTGGACAAGGACGCCGTGCGAGCCGTGCTCGCCGACCCCACGGCCTACGCGGAGCGGGTCCGCGCCGACGAGCGCGAGGCCGCGGCCCTCGGTGTCACCGGCGTCCCCTTCTTCGTCATCGACCGCGCCTACGGGGTCTCCGGCGCCCAGAGCGCCGAGGTCTTCACCGACGCGCTCACCCGGGCCTGGGGGGAGCGCGCCCCGCTCGCCCCGGCCGCCCCCGGCGCGGAGGTCTGCGGCCCGGACGGGTGCGCGGTGGACGGGGCCGGGTCCGGCGCGGGCGCCTGA
- the thpD gene encoding ectoine hydroxylase encodes MTVTTTTDLYPTRGATEVATPRQDPAVWSDLDAPGPITGDDLRAFDRDGFLAIDRLIGPDEVAVYHRELERLVGDPEIRADERSIVEPKSKEIRSVFEVHRISEVFAGLVRDERVVGRARQILGSDVYVHQSRINVKPGFGASGFYWHSDFETWHAEDGLPRMRTVSVSIALTENHDTNGGLMIMPGSHKTFLGCAGATPKDNYKKSLQMQDAGTPSDEALTRMASEHGIRLFTGKAGSATWFDCNAMHGSGDNITPFPRSNVFIVFNSVENTAVEPFAAPVRRPEYIGARDFTPVR; translated from the coding sequence GTGACCGTGACCACCACCACCGATCTCTACCCCACCCGCGGAGCCACCGAGGTGGCGACCCCCCGGCAGGACCCCGCGGTCTGGAGTGACCTCGACGCCCCCGGCCCCATCACCGGCGACGACCTGCGGGCCTTCGACCGGGACGGCTTCCTCGCCATCGACCGGCTGATCGGTCCGGACGAGGTCGCCGTCTACCACCGCGAGCTGGAACGGCTCGTCGGCGACCCGGAGATCCGCGCGGACGAACGCTCCATCGTGGAGCCGAAGTCCAAGGAGATCCGGTCCGTCTTCGAGGTGCACCGGATCAGCGAGGTCTTCGCCGGCCTGGTGCGCGACGAACGGGTGGTGGGCAGGGCCCGTCAGATCCTCGGCTCGGACGTCTACGTCCACCAGTCGCGGATCAACGTCAAGCCCGGCTTCGGCGCCAGCGGCTTCTACTGGCACTCCGACTTCGAGACCTGGCACGCCGAGGACGGCCTGCCGCGCATGCGCACGGTCTCCGTGTCGATCGCACTCACCGAGAACCACGACACCAACGGCGGACTCATGATCATGCCGGGGTCGCACAAGACGTTCCTCGGGTGCGCGGGGGCCACGCCGAAGGACAACTACAAGAAGTCCCTCCAGATGCAGGACGCGGGCACGCCCTCCGACGAGGCGCTGACCCGGATGGCCTCGGAGCACGGCATCCGGCTCTTCACCGGCAAGGCCGGCTCGGCGACCTGGTTCGACTGCAACGCCATGCACGGGTCCGGCGACAACATCACGCCGTTCCCGCGCAGCAACGTCTTCATCGTCTTCAACAGCGTGGAGAACACGGCAGTGGAGCCGTTCGCGGCGCCGGTCCGCCGGCCCGAGTACATCGGCGCGCGGGACTTCACCCCCGTGCGGTGA
- a CDS encoding ectoine synthase, with amino-acid sequence MIVRSFKEIEGTDRHVKSASGTWESKRIVLAKEKVGFSVHETILYAGTETSMWYANHIEAVVCVEGDAELTDRETGKTYHITPGTMYLLDGHERHTLKVKEDFRCICVFNPPVTGREDHDENGVYPLLTEEV; translated from the coding sequence GTGATCGTCCGTTCGTTCAAGGAGATCGAAGGCACCGACCGGCACGTGAAGTCCGCGTCCGGCACCTGGGAGAGCAAGCGCATCGTCCTCGCCAAGGAGAAGGTCGGCTTCTCCGTGCACGAGACGATCCTCTACGCCGGTACGGAGACGTCGATGTGGTACGCCAACCACATCGAGGCCGTCGTCTGCGTGGAGGGCGACGCCGAGCTGACCGACCGCGAGACCGGGAAGACCTACCACATCACCCCCGGCACCATGTACCTCCTGGACGGCCACGAGCGGCACACGCTCAAGGTCAAGGAGGACTTCCGCTGCATCTGTGTCTTCAACCCGCCCGTGACCGGACGGGAGGACCACGACGAGAACGGCGTCTACCCGCTGCTCACCGAGGAGGTGTGA
- the ectB gene encoding diaminobutyrate--2-oxoglutarate transaminase yields the protein MTITQPDLSVFETLESEVRSYCRGWPTVFDRAHGSRMYDEDGHEYLDFFAGAGSLNYGHNNPVLKRALIDYLERDGVTHGLDMSTTAKRRFLETFQNLVLRPRDLPYKVMFPGPTGTNAVESALKLARKVKGREAIVSFTNAFHGMSLGSLAVTGNAFKRAGAGIPLVHGTPMPFDNYFDGKVEDFLWFERLLEDQGSGLNKPAAVIVETVQGEGGINVARPEWLRALADLCERQDMLLIVDDIQMGCGRTGAFFSFEEAGITPDIVTVSKSISGYGLPMSLCLFKPELDVWEPGEHNGTFRGNNPAFVTATAALETYWADGSAMEKQTRARGEQVEQHLISITEENLADVREYRGRGLVWGMEFHDKERATRIARRAFELGLLIETSGPESEVVKLLPALTVTPDELDEGLKILARAVRETA from the coding sequence GTGACCATCACCCAGCCCGACCTGAGTGTCTTCGAGACCCTGGAGTCCGAGGTACGCAGCTACTGCCGCGGCTGGCCCACTGTCTTCGACCGTGCGCACGGCAGCCGCATGTACGACGAGGACGGCCACGAGTACCTCGACTTCTTCGCCGGAGCAGGCTCGCTCAACTACGGCCACAACAACCCCGTGCTGAAACGGGCACTCATCGACTACCTGGAGCGAGACGGCGTCACGCACGGTCTCGACATGTCGACCACCGCCAAACGCCGCTTCCTGGAGACCTTCCAGAACCTGGTGCTGCGCCCCCGTGACCTTCCGTACAAGGTCATGTTCCCGGGCCCGACCGGCACCAACGCCGTGGAGTCGGCGCTCAAGCTGGCCCGGAAGGTCAAGGGCCGGGAGGCGATCGTCTCCTTCACCAACGCCTTCCACGGCATGTCCCTGGGCTCGCTCGCCGTCACCGGCAACGCCTTCAAGCGGGCCGGGGCCGGCATTCCGCTGGTCCACGGCACGCCGATGCCGTTCGACAACTACTTCGACGGCAAGGTCGAGGACTTCCTCTGGTTCGAGCGGCTGCTGGAGGACCAGGGCTCCGGCCTCAACAAGCCCGCCGCCGTGATCGTCGAGACCGTCCAGGGCGAGGGCGGCATCAACGTCGCCCGGCCCGAGTGGCTGCGCGCCCTGGCCGACCTGTGCGAACGCCAGGACATGCTGCTCATCGTCGACGACATCCAGATGGGCTGCGGACGCACCGGCGCCTTCTTCTCCTTCGAGGAGGCGGGCATCACCCCGGACATCGTCACCGTCTCCAAGTCGATCAGCGGCTACGGCCTGCCCATGTCGCTGTGCCTGTTCAAGCCGGAGCTGGACGTGTGGGAGCCGGGCGAGCACAACGGCACCTTCCGCGGCAACAACCCGGCCTTCGTCACCGCGACCGCCGCGCTGGAGACCTACTGGGCCGACGGGTCGGCGATGGAGAAGCAGACCCGGGCCCGCGGCGAGCAGGTCGAGCAGCACCTGATCTCCATCACCGAGGAGAACCTCGCCGACGTCCGCGAGTACCGGGGCCGCGGCCTGGTGTGGGGCATGGAGTTCCACGACAAGGAACGCGCCACCCGCATCGCGCGCCGCGCCTTCGAGCTGGGCCTGCTCATCGAGACCTCCGGCCCCGAGAGCGAGGTCGTCAAGCTGCTGCCGGCCCTCACCGTCACCCCCGACGAGCTGGACGAGGGCCTCAAGATCCTCGCCCGCGCCGTGCGCGAGACCGCCTGA
- the ectA gene encoding diaminobutyrate acetyltransferase, with protein sequence MTAAQADLQIDRPRVADGAALWRLARDSRVLDLNSSYSYLLWCRDFAATSAVARDEHGEPFGFVTGYLRPDRPDTLLIWQVAVDEAYRGRRVAAAMLDALYARVAAGRPSVHTVETTIAPDNSASRRLFTSFAERHGARLEREVLFDAGLFPDGPHEPEVLYRIGPLTSATGSPPPAP encoded by the coding sequence ATGACTGCCGCGCAAGCAGACCTGCAAATCGACCGTCCGAGAGTGGCCGACGGGGCCGCCCTGTGGCGGCTGGCGAGGGATTCCCGGGTCCTCGACCTGAACTCGTCCTACAGCTATCTGCTCTGGTGCCGCGACTTCGCCGCCACGTCGGCCGTGGCCCGCGACGAGCACGGCGAGCCCTTCGGCTTCGTCACCGGCTACCTCCGGCCGGACCGCCCCGACACCCTCCTGATCTGGCAGGTGGCCGTCGACGAGGCGTACCGCGGACGCCGGGTCGCCGCCGCGATGCTGGACGCCCTGTACGCCCGCGTGGCCGCCGGGCGGCCCTCGGTGCACACTGTGGAGACGACCATCGCGCCGGACAACAGCGCCTCCCGGCGGCTGTTCACCTCGTTCGCCGAGCGGCACGGCGCACGGCTGGAGCGCGAGGTGCTGTTCGACGCCGGCCTCTTCCCCGACGGACCGCACGAACCCGAGGTCCTGTACCGCATCGGACCCCTGACCAGCGCGACCGGCTCTCCCCCGCCGGCCCCCTGA
- a CDS encoding aminotransferase class V-fold PLP-dependent enzyme, producing MTHPFLDLAPMTAGHFAAIEDRVARLLDTRQDVVIMQGEALLPLEAAIRGTAGPDTVALNIVTGPYGQTFGNWLRDCGATVHDLAVPFHTAVTAAQVRDAFAAHPEIGFVSLVHAEAATGNTNPVAGIGDVVREHGALFYLDAVASVGAEPVLPDAWGVDLCVIGAQKAMGGPAGVSAVSVSERAWARMAANPGAPRRSYLSLLDWKERWTDAGRTALPHAPAQVEMVALEACLARIEEAGAGAVRARHAAAAAATRAGALALGGGLEPYVRDAREAAPVATTLRTPAGTDASALVARALAADPALPLAAGGGALAGEMIRVNHYGPHAARASVEACLTALGSALTRTGAVCDPAGARRAAGTAWDEAVGAGLSHA from the coding sequence GTGACCCACCCCTTCCTGGACCTGGCACCCATGACCGCCGGCCACTTCGCCGCGATCGAGGACCGGGTGGCGCGGCTGCTGGACACCCGGCAGGACGTGGTGATCATGCAGGGCGAGGCACTGCTGCCGCTGGAGGCCGCGATCCGCGGCACGGCCGGTCCGGACACCGTCGCCCTGAACATCGTCACCGGCCCCTACGGGCAGACCTTCGGCAACTGGCTGCGGGACTGCGGCGCCACGGTCCACGACCTCGCCGTGCCCTTCCACACGGCGGTCACCGCCGCGCAGGTCCGGGACGCCTTCGCCGCGCACCCGGAGATCGGCTTCGTCTCCCTGGTGCACGCGGAGGCGGCGACCGGCAACACCAACCCGGTCGCGGGCATCGGCGACGTGGTGCGGGAGCACGGCGCGCTGTTCTACCTGGACGCGGTGGCCTCCGTGGGCGCCGAGCCGGTGCTGCCGGACGCCTGGGGCGTGGACCTGTGCGTGATCGGCGCGCAGAAGGCGATGGGCGGCCCCGCCGGGGTGTCGGCGGTGTCGGTCAGCGAGCGGGCGTGGGCGCGCATGGCGGCGAACCCGGGGGCGCCGCGCCGCTCGTACCTCTCGCTGCTGGACTGGAAGGAGCGCTGGACGGACGCGGGGCGCACGGCGCTGCCGCACGCTCCGGCGCAGGTGGAGATGGTGGCGCTGGAGGCGTGCCTCGCGCGCATCGAGGAGGCGGGCGCCGGCGCGGTGCGGGCGCGGCACGCCGCCGCGGCGGCGGCCACCCGGGCCGGGGCGCTCGCGCTGGGCGGCGGCCTGGAGCCCTACGTGCGCGACGCGCGGGAGGCGGCCCCGGTGGCGACGACGCTGCGGACCCCGGCCGGCACCGACGCCTCCGCGCTGGTGGCCCGCGCCCTGGCGGCCGATCCGGCGCTGCCCCTGGCGGCGGGCGGGGGCGCGCTGGCCGGCGAGATGATCCGGGTCAACCACTACGGTCCGCACGCGGCCCGCGCCTCCGTGGAGGCGTGCCTGACGGCCCTCGGGTCGGCGCTGACGCGGACGGGCGCGGTGTGCGATCCGGCGGGGGCCCGCCGGGCGGCCGGCACGGCCTGGGACGAGGCGGTCGGCGCCGGTCTGTCGCACGCGTGA